Proteins from a single region of Pithys albifrons albifrons isolate INPA30051 chromosome 10, PitAlb_v1, whole genome shotgun sequence:
- the MMACHC gene encoding cyanocobalamin reductase / alkylcobalamin dealkylase isoform X2 yields the protein MERRVAEQLRGALGPLGLEPHAFKVGWYNAVLQPAFHLPYPDDTLAFVVLSTPSMFDKALKPFVKKERLKIIRDPVDQCVSYHLSRVKEKFPDQRVDVMFDYEMLPSRKPKFLAQTAAHVAGAAYYYQRKDVKHDPWGKKIYGVCIHPKYGGWFAIRGLLLFPDIQVLLLEQPVPVDCVSTEEKRIELLEQFNFHWQDGRYRDIIEVKERYSEEQRVYFATPPAERFRLLGLTPDAQRITSH from the exons ATGGAGCGGCGCGTGGCTGAGCAGCTCCGCGGCGCGCTCGGCCCGCTCGGCCTCGAGCCGCACGCCTTCAAG GTTGGATGGTACAATGCCGTTCTCCAGCCAGCCTTCCATCTCCCCTACCCAGATGACACACTGGCCTTCGTGGTCCTCAGCACACCTTCAATGTTTGACAAAGCCCTTAAACCATTTGTGAAGAAAGAACGATTAAAAATAATCAGGGATCCTGTGGATCAGTGTGTTTCCTATCATTTATCACGTGTAAAGGAG AAATTCCCTGACCAGAGGGTGGATGTCATGTTTGATTATGAGATGCTGCCAAGCCGAAAGCCCAAGTTCTTGGCACAGACAGCTGCCCATGTTGCTGGAGCTGCATATTACTACCAAAGGAAGGATGTGAAGCATGATCCTTGGGGGAAAAAG aTCTATGGTGTATGTATCCATCCCAAATACGGCGGTTGGTTTGCTATCCGGGGTCTCCTCCTGTTCCCAGACATCCAGGTGCTGCTTCTGGAGCAGCCGGTCCCTGTTGACTGTGTgagcacagaggagaaaaggatTGAGTTGCTGGAGCAGTTCAATTTCCACTGGCAGGACGGGCGGTACAGGGACATCATTGAAGTGAAGGAAAGGTATTCGGAGGAGCAGAGAGTCTACTTTGCCACTCCTCCAGCGGAGAGATTCCGACTGCTGGGACTGACACCAGACGCCCAGAGAATCACATCTCACTGA
- the MMACHC gene encoding cyanocobalamin reductase / alkylcobalamin dealkylase isoform X1: protein MERRVAEQLRGALGPLGLEPHAFKVGWYNAVLQPAFHLPYPDDTLAFVVLSTPSMFDKALKPFVKKERLKIIRDPVDQCVSYHLSRVKEKFPDQRVDVMFDYEMLPSRKPKFLAQTAAHVAGAAYYYQRKDVKHDPWGKKKIYGVCIHPKYGGWFAIRGLLLFPDIQVLLLEQPVPVDCVSTEEKRIELLEQFNFHWQDGRYRDIIEVKERYSEEQRVYFATPPAERFRLLGLTPDAQRITSH, encoded by the exons ATGGAGCGGCGCGTGGCTGAGCAGCTCCGCGGCGCGCTCGGCCCGCTCGGCCTCGAGCCGCACGCCTTCAAG GTTGGATGGTACAATGCCGTTCTCCAGCCAGCCTTCCATCTCCCCTACCCAGATGACACACTGGCCTTCGTGGTCCTCAGCACACCTTCAATGTTTGACAAAGCCCTTAAACCATTTGTGAAGAAAGAACGATTAAAAATAATCAGGGATCCTGTGGATCAGTGTGTTTCCTATCATTTATCACGTGTAAAGGAG AAATTCCCTGACCAGAGGGTGGATGTCATGTTTGATTATGAGATGCTGCCAAGCCGAAAGCCCAAGTTCTTGGCACAGACAGCTGCCCATGTTGCTGGAGCTGCATATTACTACCAAAGGAAGGATGTGAAGCATGATCCTTGGGGGAAAAAG aagaTCTATGGTGTATGTATCCATCCCAAATACGGCGGTTGGTTTGCTATCCGGGGTCTCCTCCTGTTCCCAGACATCCAGGTGCTGCTTCTGGAGCAGCCGGTCCCTGTTGACTGTGTgagcacagaggagaaaaggatTGAGTTGCTGGAGCAGTTCAATTTCCACTGGCAGGACGGGCGGTACAGGGACATCATTGAAGTGAAGGAAAGGTATTCGGAGGAGCAGAGAGTCTACTTTGCCACTCCTCCAGCGGAGAGATTCCGACTGCTGGGACTGACACCAGACGCCCAGAGAATCACATCTCACTGA